The following proteins come from a genomic window of Canis aureus isolate CA01 chromosome 3, VMU_Caureus_v.1.0, whole genome shotgun sequence:
- the PSMB10 gene encoding proteasome subunit beta type-10 isoform X1: MLKLASEPQRGFSFENCQRNASLERVLPGFRIPRAHKTGTTIAGLVFRDGVILGADTRATNDSVVMDKNCEKIHFIAPKIYCCGAGVAADAEMTTRMAASNMELHSLSTGREPRVTTVTRLLRQTLFRYRGHVGASLLVGGVDFSGPQLYSVHPHGSYSRLPFTALGSGQDAALAVLEDRFQPNMTLEAAQELLVEAITAGILGDLGSGGSVDACVITGTGAKLLRTLSSPTKPTERPSQYYFAPGTTAVQSQTVKPLTLELLEETVQAMEVE; the protein is encoded by the exons ATGCTGAAGCTGGCGTCAGAGCCCCAACGGGGCTTCTCCTTCGAGAACTGCCAGAG AAACGCATCCTTAGAACGCGTCCTCCCGGGGTTCCGGATCCCTCGTGCACACAAGACCGGAACCACCATCGCGGGCCTCGTGTTCCGA GATGGAGTCATCCTGGGCGCGGATACGCGGGCCACTAACGACTCGGTCGTGATGGATAAGAACTGCGAGAAGATCCACTTCATCGCCCCCAAAATCTA CTGCTGTGGGGCTGGAGTAGCCGCGGACGCCGAGATGACCACGCGGATGGCGGCGTCCAACATGGAGCTACACTCCCTGTCCACGGGCCGCGAGCCCCGCGTGACCACGGTCACGCGCCTTCTGCGCCAGACCCTCTTCCG GTACCGGGGCCACGTGGGCGCGTCGCTGCTGGTGGGCGGCGTAGACTTCTCGGGACCGCAGCTCTACAGCGTGCACCCGCACGGCTCCTACAGCCGGCTGCCCTTCACCGCCCTGG GTTCCGGCCAGGACGCCGCGCTGGCGGTCCTGGAGGATCGGTTCCAGCCGAACATGACG CTAGAGGCTGCGCAGGAGCTGCTAGTGGAAGCCATCACTGCTGGGATCCTGGGTGACCTCGGCTCCGGCGGCAGTGTGGATGCATGTGTGATAACGGGGACCGGCGCCAAACTTCTGAGAACATTAAGCTCCCCCACAAAGCCCACAGAAAG ACCCAGCCAGTACTACTTTGCCCCTGGGACAACAGCAGTCCAGTCCCAGACAGTGAAGCCACTGACCCTGGAGCTGCTGGAGGAAACTGTGCAGGCAATGGAGGTGGAGTGA
- the LCAT gene encoding phosphatidylcholine-sterol acyltransferase isoform X2, translated as MGPPGSPWQWGLLLLLLPPATPFWLFNVLFPPHTTPKAELSNHTRPVILVPGCLGNQLEAKLDKPDVVNWMCYRKTEEFFTIWLDLNMFLPLGVDCWIDNTRVVYNRSSGRVSNAPGVEIRVPGFGKTYSVEYLDNNKLAGYMHTLVQNLVNNGYVRDETVRAAPYDWRLEPSQQEEYYRKLAGLVEEMHAAYGKPVFLIGHSLGCLHLLYFLLRQPQAWKDHFIDGFISLGAPWGGSIKPMLVLASGDNQGIPIMSSIKLREEQRITTTSPWMFPSREAWPEDHVFISTPSFNYTGRDFQRFFADLHFEEGWYMWLQSRDLLAGLPAPGVEVYCLYGVGLPTPRTYIFDHGFPYTDPVGVLYEDGDDTVATRSTELCARWQSRQPQPVHLLPLHGTEHLNMVFSNQTLEHINAILLGTYRHNTPVPPAASPGPLPPE; from the exons ATGGGGCCGCCGGGCTCCCCATGGCAgtgggggctgctgctgctgctgctcccccctgccACCCCCTTCTGGCTTTTCAATGTGCTCTTCCCCCCGCACACCACGCCCAAGGCTGAGCTCAGTAACCACACACGGCCCGTCATCCTCG TGCCTGGCTGCCTGGGGAATCAGCTGGAAGCCAAGCTGGATAAACCAGATGTGGTGAACTGGATGTGCTACCGCAAGACAGAAGAATTCTTCACCATCTGGCTGGATCTCAATATGTTCCTACCCCTTGGAGTGGACTGCTGGATCGATAACACCAG ggttGTCTACAACCGCAGCTCTGGGCGTGTGTCCAATGCCCCTGGTGTAGAGATCCGCGTCCCTGGCTTTGGGAAGACCTACTCTGTCGAGTACCTGGATAACAACAAGCTGGCAG GTTACATGCACACACTGGTGCAGAATCTGGTCAACAATGGGTACGTGCGGGACGAGACGGTGAGGGCCGCCCCCTACGACTGGCGGCTGGAGCCTA GCCAGCAGGAGGAATACTACCGGAAGCTCGCTGGGCTGGTGGAGGAGATGCACGCTGCCTATGGGAAGCCTGTCTTCCTCATTGGTCACAGCCTCGGTTGCCTACACTTGCTCTATTTCTTGCTGCGCCAGCCTCAGGCCTGGAAGGACCACTTCATCGATGGGTTCATCTCTCtcggggctccctgggggggTTCCATCAAGCCCATGCTGGTCTTGGCCTCAG GTGACAACCAGGGCATCCCGATCATGTCCAGCATCAAGCTGAGAGAGGAACAGCGTATAACGACGACCTCCCCCTGGATGTTTCCTTCCAGAGAGGCATGGCCCGAAGACCATGTGTTCATTTCCACGCCCAGCTTCAACTACACAGGCCGTGACTTCCAGCGCTTCTTTGCAGACTTGCACTTTGAGGAAGGCTGGTACATGTGGCTACAGTCACGTGACCTACTGGCAGGACTCCCAGCACCCGGTGTGGAAGTGTACTGTCTATATGGCGTGGGCCTGCCCACACCCCGCACTTACATCTTTGATCATGGCTTTCCCTACACAGACCCCGTAGGGGTGCTCTATGAGGACGGTGATGACACCGTAGCCACACGCAGTACTGAGCTCTGTGCCCGCTGGCAGAGCCGCCAGCCACAGCCTGTGCACCTGCTGCCTCTGCATGGGACAGAGCACCTCAACATGGTCTTCAGTAACCAGACTTTAGAGCACATCAATGCCATCCTGTTGGGTACCTACCGACATAACACCCCTGTACCCCCAGCTGCCAGCCCAGGGCCTCTGCCCCCTGAATAA
- the PSMB10 gene encoding proteasome subunit beta type-10 isoform X2, giving the protein MLKLASEPQRGFSFENCQRNASLERVLPGFRIPRAHKTGTTIAGLVFRDGVILGADTRATNDSVVMDKNCEKIHFIAPKIYCCGAGVAADAEMTTRMAASNMELHSLSTGREPRVTTVTRLLRQTLFRYRGHVGASLLVGGVDFSGPQLYSVHPHGSYSRLPFTALGSGQDAALAVLEDRFQPNMTETIISARV; this is encoded by the exons ATGCTGAAGCTGGCGTCAGAGCCCCAACGGGGCTTCTCCTTCGAGAACTGCCAGAG AAACGCATCCTTAGAACGCGTCCTCCCGGGGTTCCGGATCCCTCGTGCACACAAGACCGGAACCACCATCGCGGGCCTCGTGTTCCGA GATGGAGTCATCCTGGGCGCGGATACGCGGGCCACTAACGACTCGGTCGTGATGGATAAGAACTGCGAGAAGATCCACTTCATCGCCCCCAAAATCTA CTGCTGTGGGGCTGGAGTAGCCGCGGACGCCGAGATGACCACGCGGATGGCGGCGTCCAACATGGAGCTACACTCCCTGTCCACGGGCCGCGAGCCCCGCGTGACCACGGTCACGCGCCTTCTGCGCCAGACCCTCTTCCG GTACCGGGGCCACGTGGGCGCGTCGCTGCTGGTGGGCGGCGTAGACTTCTCGGGACCGCAGCTCTACAGCGTGCACCCGCACGGCTCCTACAGCCGGCTGCCCTTCACCGCCCTGG GTTCCGGCCAGGACGCCGCGCTGGCGGTCCTGGAGGATCGGTTCCAGCCGAACATGACG GAGACGATCATCAGCGCCAGAGTTTGA
- the LCAT gene encoding phosphatidylcholine-sterol acyltransferase isoform X1, which translates to MGPPGSPWQWGLLLLLLPPATPFWLFNVLFPPHTTPKAELSNHTRPVILVPTVPGCLGNQLEAKLDKPDVVNWMCYRKTEEFFTIWLDLNMFLPLGVDCWIDNTRVVYNRSSGRVSNAPGVEIRVPGFGKTYSVEYLDNNKLAGYMHTLVQNLVNNGYVRDETVRAAPYDWRLEPSQQEEYYRKLAGLVEEMHAAYGKPVFLIGHSLGCLHLLYFLLRQPQAWKDHFIDGFISLGAPWGGSIKPMLVLASGDNQGIPIMSSIKLREEQRITTTSPWMFPSREAWPEDHVFISTPSFNYTGRDFQRFFADLHFEEGWYMWLQSRDLLAGLPAPGVEVYCLYGVGLPTPRTYIFDHGFPYTDPVGVLYEDGDDTVATRSTELCARWQSRQPQPVHLLPLHGTEHLNMVFSNQTLEHINAILLGTYRHNTPVPPAASPGPLPPE; encoded by the exons ATGGGGCCGCCGGGCTCCCCATGGCAgtgggggctgctgctgctgctgctcccccctgccACCCCCTTCTGGCTTTTCAATGTGCTCTTCCCCCCGCACACCACGCCCAAGGCTGAGCTCAGTAACCACACACGGCCCGTCATCCTCG TGCCCACAGTGCCTGGCTGCCTGGGGAATCAGCTGGAAGCCAAGCTGGATAAACCAGATGTGGTGAACTGGATGTGCTACCGCAAGACAGAAGAATTCTTCACCATCTGGCTGGATCTCAATATGTTCCTACCCCTTGGAGTGGACTGCTGGATCGATAACACCAG ggttGTCTACAACCGCAGCTCTGGGCGTGTGTCCAATGCCCCTGGTGTAGAGATCCGCGTCCCTGGCTTTGGGAAGACCTACTCTGTCGAGTACCTGGATAACAACAAGCTGGCAG GTTACATGCACACACTGGTGCAGAATCTGGTCAACAATGGGTACGTGCGGGACGAGACGGTGAGGGCCGCCCCCTACGACTGGCGGCTGGAGCCTA GCCAGCAGGAGGAATACTACCGGAAGCTCGCTGGGCTGGTGGAGGAGATGCACGCTGCCTATGGGAAGCCTGTCTTCCTCATTGGTCACAGCCTCGGTTGCCTACACTTGCTCTATTTCTTGCTGCGCCAGCCTCAGGCCTGGAAGGACCACTTCATCGATGGGTTCATCTCTCtcggggctccctgggggggTTCCATCAAGCCCATGCTGGTCTTGGCCTCAG GTGACAACCAGGGCATCCCGATCATGTCCAGCATCAAGCTGAGAGAGGAACAGCGTATAACGACGACCTCCCCCTGGATGTTTCCTTCCAGAGAGGCATGGCCCGAAGACCATGTGTTCATTTCCACGCCCAGCTTCAACTACACAGGCCGTGACTTCCAGCGCTTCTTTGCAGACTTGCACTTTGAGGAAGGCTGGTACATGTGGCTACAGTCACGTGACCTACTGGCAGGACTCCCAGCACCCGGTGTGGAAGTGTACTGTCTATATGGCGTGGGCCTGCCCACACCCCGCACTTACATCTTTGATCATGGCTTTCCCTACACAGACCCCGTAGGGGTGCTCTATGAGGACGGTGATGACACCGTAGCCACACGCAGTACTGAGCTCTGTGCCCGCTGGCAGAGCCGCCAGCCACAGCCTGTGCACCTGCTGCCTCTGCATGGGACAGAGCACCTCAACATGGTCTTCAGTAACCAGACTTTAGAGCACATCAATGCCATCCTGTTGGGTACCTACCGACATAACACCCCTGTACCCCCAGCTGCCAGCCCAGGGCCTCTGCCCCCTGAATAA